The window ATTCCCGTCACGGGCAGGACCACGGTGGAGCGGGGCAACGCCGTGAGGGGATCGACCGATGCCGGGACGTGGAGGGCGCCTTTCACCGCGTTGCCCCGCCGTGGTCCCGCGAGCTACGTCGGCTCGGCGTAGAAGAGGGCTTCAGGCCCCCCTTCCCGTCGGAGTATCCGGTCGAGGGTCTGGGCGATCTCGAGCGTGGAGCTGCCCTTGAACGCGAAGCCGAGGATGCCCATTTCCTTCGCGGCCGCTTCGTCCACCGACCTCACGTAGCCGGACGTGAGGACGATCGGAAGGTCCGGGCGAACCTCGAGGAGGCTCCTCGCGAGCTCGAGACCCGACATCCGGGGCATCGCGAGGTCGGACACGACGGCGTCGAAGTCCCGGGGACGCGAACGAAACTCGGCGAGGGCCTTCTCGGGGTCGGTGAAACCAGTCACGCGGTAGCCGAGGTCGACGAGGCTGAGCGAGACGAGCTCCACCAGGGGCTCTTCGTCGTCGACGAGGAGAATCCTCTCACCCGACCTCCTGTCCGCCATGCCGTCATTGTCTCCCCTGACCCGGGGCATTGTCTCTACAGGAGTCGGGAGCCGGCGCGATCCCGTTCGCGTCCAGGCGGGGTCGATGCTCTTCGGCGGCGGACCCGCCGTCGTCGGCGTCACAGCCTCGAGGCCGTGGCCCTTCGGCCCCCGCTCGCTCCGCCACAGCAGGAACGAGAAAACGAATCCGAGCATGGCCAGGGCCCCCAGCGCGTACATCACCGGATTCCAGCCCGCCGGGTTCGCGGCGCTCGCGTGAGCGCCGTCCTTCAGGAGACCGAGGCCCCAGCTCATGCCGGCCCAGCCCACCTGCTGGCAGAAGGTCATCAGCGCGTAGGCCGAGCCGAGCCTCGCCTCGGGAACGAGGTAGGTGACGGCCGGCCAGAGGACCGCCGGGACGAGCGCGAACGCGAGGCCGAGCATTCCCATAAGGATCGTCGGCGAGATCGAGGTGCCGGCCAGGAGGAAGAACGGCGGCACGAGGAGCGCCGAGCCGGCCGCCATCAGGAGCGCCCGCTTTCCGATCTTGTCGGCGAGAAGGCCGAAGAGCGGCATGCCGATCATCGAGAGGAGCGGCAGGATCGACTTGAGGTTCCCCGCGGCCTCCGGCGAGAGCCCCTTGGCCTCGATGAAGTAGAGGTTCGCAAAGGTCCGGAACGGGAAGATGGTCGCGTAGAAGGCGACGCAGAGACCGACGACCCACC is drawn from Holophagales bacterium and contains these coding sequences:
- a CDS encoding MFS transporter, with product MSDLAVPAADPRPLPPAFYRWLVLLSCSVAMFGNYYVFDALYPVTPLLEKAFGFTGAQVGLLDTAYNVAALLTLIAGGVLIDRIGVAASAVLFGAIGAAGSIAIAVLPALLPGSPWAGMMIGRFLLGIGSELFIVAATTVVGRWFKGKEISFALAIQLLIARLGSWAADKSPDFAKELFGSWQPPLLLAACLGVTWLLFAIVYASLERRATRVYSVTRPGATDKLVWSDLVRFDLGYWWVVGLCVAFYATIFPFRTFANLYFIEAKGLSPEAAGNLKSILPLLSMIGMPLFGLLADKIGKRALLMAAGSALLVPPFFLLAGTSISPTILMGMLGLAFALVPAVLWPAVTYLVPEARLGSAYALMTFCQQVGWAGMSWGLGLLKDGAHASAANPAGWNPVMYALGALAMLGFVFSFLLWRSERGPKGHGLEAVTPTTAGPPPKSIDPAWTRTGSRRLPTPVETMPRVRGDNDGMADRRSGERILLVDDEEPLVELVSLSLVDLGYRVTGFTDPEKALAEFRSRPRDFDAVVSDLAMPRMSGLELARSLLEVRPDLPIVLTSGYVRSVDEAAAKEMGILGFAFKGSSTLEIAQTLDRILRREGGPEALFYAEPT